A segment of the Malaclemys terrapin pileata isolate rMalTer1 chromosome 1, rMalTer1.hap1, whole genome shotgun sequence genome:
GGAATGTTTCTCTAAAGCAGATGGTGAAGACAtgaggaaaatgaaaaatatgtGAAACCTGAGACTGAAATTCTGGGGTTTAttctaatgtgtgtgtgtcttggtaCAGCACCTGTAAAATAGCCAGAGATTTCTCTTTTTATTACTGTTGCTGCCCACTTATGTAAAGCTATTTGGTTGACTTGCTTAATGCGATGTTAGATTTGGTTATTTTGATCCACCCAATTTATTTTTAGTGCTAAATTCTTTCTAAACGTATATACATTTACATAAACATTAATACTTTTGAGATAATTAAGTTCTCAACCTTTAATCCAGCTACCATAAAGTTTCAGTTTTCAAAGCCAGTCCTCTCTCGTCTCAACTTCATTCTTTTACACATCGTTTAGCATCTAGCCAGGCCCTTTCCTGGGCTTCACCAATGAATGTTTAGATGGTGCAGCCAGTGATGCAATGGTGAGTGACAGGTGCCACTTAATAAACCTGTCTCTCCAGGAGAAGCTCCAACGGCTTCAGGCAGAGGAGTGCCTATGGGTTGAGTAGTAGAACCCCTGGGGGAAGGAAATGTCCCCAGAAAAGCAGATGAGCCTGAATTTTGTTGGCCAACGGTATCCACTCTATTGGGACCATACCCATCCAAAGAAAAGGCGCCGCtgcggatgacagaacaaggagcaatggtctcaagttgcagtgggggaggtctaggttggatattaggaaacactatttcactaggagggtggtgaagcactgcaatgcgttacctagggaggtggtggagtctccatccttagaggtttttaaggcctggcttgacaaagccctggctgggatgatttagttgggaattggtcctgctttgagcagggggttggactagatgacctcctgaggtcccttccaaccctgatcttctatgattctatggctgatgtcaggtgtgcagtccagaataacagagtaatatcttgctgacttcagatctgccacaatcttctctttgacttttgttgccagtaattgtatgatctcattttgaattgtttttccaaggtcgTGGGGTGTgtccatttcttgggtggtgactcttcttagatgctcctggagtacagcatcaaattcagccatcagctccacaattttaaggaagtttccattctttggcacatgcagctgatctgaagtgccacgcagtgctaagttttgggtagcaagcattctcacaatggcaatgagccttttcagaacattttgccagtaggtggcctttaaccttagtctcatctcaagttctttccacctatggaatgctctctggtgatttgctgtctTCTCAtgacatgccagatttctagccagatttttccagtcctttgttcctgtagaacccaatgtggctggaatattagactggaagagtttgcagcaaaaacagtatgcagaattctgggtttttgagtacataagccatggcctctccactttgtcaccattggggatttcacaccagtaatgtgttggaaagaaacttctattttcattgtctttggggaacatgacgtttttcactttctgtggcccatgcagtacaaggaagtccctcaggctactgctcaagtgggtccacagtcctggatcatctagatttaaggaactaaactcagcagcagctgtttcttgcgcctccaccacactcttctctgatctacacttttcttcaggaatctgCATGGTTACACCCAttggagatggagatatggatgctgcagtagctgccaggtcacctgcactctgactaacgggaagatcaggcatctcctcaccactcccatcctcactggggccggaaggctcaccgtgaacatttgtgtctatgtatctcaggagagctccttcctgcttagatagaaaactttctttgctttttttttctaaatgcagccccagaggggcattttcttctttcactcatgactgctgttctgtgccggcgatagtggctctcaacactcaactgaaagggaaaaataagcaggctggtagcagggcctgattGAGGGAAGagatcagcgtcttaagggcctaagcagctcctactacttcagttcactgcctgttctcctcaagtgggttcagggaagcagcaggaaacaggaagctccctgagaagctggtgtgaatcagtccaggctcctgggggtgctagagaggtagaTAGGAggctcctcctttctcttcctgcaacctctgctgctttctgttattctcgctcaccttttctcctgcctgcctgttatgtctcttgtaccctccttcctccagcacagcactccaccatcgctgtgcatctagagcagagagaatacatatgcaccagcagcagacacaattttctacactctgggtcctagtggcaccccgccccccagtctGGCACCGGAGGTGGCAGCTTCaattcgcctcatggtaaggccagccctggtctATTTCCTTCTTGTCATGCTCTCAGGTACTGATCAAGAGACAGTTGTTATGGCAGGGAAGTCAGTACTTCTGGGTTCTCCCTGTTATTCTCTGTGTGACCTCGGCCAAGTCAGATAAAGCAGTGCCTCAGTTTATCTATCTGTATGATGGGGATATGTTCATAATGACATTCCTTTGCTAGGTGTTTTGAAGATCGTTCAGTGAAAGATGCTGCACAGTATGAtgataaggagtctggtggcaccttaaaaaataaaacccacttcttcagatgcatagagtgaaaattacagatgcaggcattgttatactgacatatgaagagaagggagtacctcactagtggagaaccagtgttgacagggctaaTTCGATCAGGGTGGCTGTAGGGTTGATGAGGAGGACTCCTCCTTACAGTCAAAATGACAGACTGGGCTTCTACacagagtgcttccgcagacatGCATCGGTTgagattgtgaacaaacagcatcagttgtcccataacctcagatGTACAGAATGCAacaccatccacagcctcagagaCAACTCTGGCATTATAATCAAcagggctgacaaaggaggtgctgtagtcatagtgaacaggtcggattatgaacaggaggctgccaggcaactctccaagaccacattctacaggccactgtCCTcggatcccactgagggttaccaaaagaaattacaccatctgctcaagaaactccctgctacgGCACAGGAACAAatgtacacagacacacccctagagccccaaccaggggtactctatctgctacccaagattcataaacctggaaaccctggatgccccatcatctcaggcatcagCACTCTTATAGCAGGATTATCTGTCTATTTGGATTTTCTcttcagaccctatgctaccagcactcctagctatcttcgagacaccactgacttcctgaggaaacgacaatgcattggtgatcatcCTGAAAActtcctggccaccatggatctagaagctctttacaccaatatgcCACATGAGGATGAACTACAAGCTGtcaagaacagtatccctgatgaggccacggcacacccggtggctgaactttgtgactttgttatCACcaacaaccatttcagatttggggacaacttataccttcaagtcagtggcactgctatgggtacccgcatgggcccacagtatgccaacatatttatggctgacttaaaaccacgcttcctcagctctcatcccctagtgcccctcctctacttgcgctacgttgatgacatcttcatcatatggacccaaaggaaggaggcccttgaagaattgcatctggacttcaacaatttccaccccaccatcaacctcagcctggaccagtccacacaagagatccacttcctggacactacagtgcaaataagtgatggtcacataaataccaccctataccggaaacctactggcctctatacttacctacatgcctccagcttccatccaggacacatcacacgatccattgtctagagccaagccctaagatacaaccgaatttgctccaatctctCAGATAAAcgcctacaagatctttatcaagcattcttaaatctACAATGCTCACCTGGGgaagtcctcacttacagacaaccccccaacctgaagcaaatactcaccagcaactacacaccacaccacagaaacagtaacccaggaaccaatccctgtaagaAACtgtgttgcctactctgtccccatatctactctagtgacaccatcagaggacccaaccacatcagccacaccatcaagggctcattcacctgcacatccactaatgtgccatcatgtgccaacagtgcccctctgtcatgtaccctggccaaaccggacagtctctacgtaaaagaataaatggacacaaatcggacatcagaaATGGTAATACACAAAAGCCAATtttacaccattaatttgggcttgaataaggactgagagtggctggctcactacagaagcaactttgcctctcctggaattgacccCTCCTCATCTATTagtgggagtggactacatccaccctgatcgaattggccctgtcaacactgattctccacttttgaggtaactcccttccctTCATGTGTCAGTAGAATAattcctgcatctgtaactttcactccatgcatctgaagaagtgaggttttttacccatgaaagtttatgcccaaataaatctgttagtccttaaggtgccaccggagtcctttttgtttttgtggatacagactaacatggctaccccctgatacttgacagtatgATGATAGTTACTGATGAGAATTACTCATCTCTGATGCTGTAGTGATTGCCCCGTATGTCTGCAGAAAGTATCTAGAGATCATCTTTCTCTAGATCTATCTGTCTACTATCTACCCATCTGTCCTGGGTATTTTCAGTGTATCAGACCCTATAGGGACCTAAGTATTATCCCTAGCTCTTTTACTAATCATCCATAAttgttatatatacacaaatgcacagagcagccaattcctctctggctcagcagagagcccaggagttctcatctccctttgggaaggtcaTTTAATTGGTGTTTACTCCTGAAGCTGTATAAAGAGTGCAAACAAGCTTCTCCCCAGCCTGTTTACATTCAGATTATTCGCTAGAAGCTGAGCGAACCTCACTGGGATTGCAGAAAACTTTATTGTGAATGGTGCACACCCCTGTGTTGGCTCTCGGcgtgggatgctgctgcagatgctggggtgagagatGTGTGGGGCACGGCTACCTGAAAGGGATTCCCAGAGAAGACATTTCCatctcagaattcacaggtacccatctcttggTGCTTGTAAACGGTGTGCAACATGGGCGTGATGGAATTGAGAATGGGCAGGATTGGATACAGAATAAGCCCATGGCCATTTCGCTCTGCACACCCattaaatagaatcatagaatcatggaatttagggttagaagagacctctggaggtcatctagtccaaccccctgctcaaagcaggcccaacaccaactaaatcatcccaaccagggctttgtcgagccgggccttaaaatcctctaaggatggagatttcacacctccctagataacccattccaatgactcaccaccctcctagtgaaatagtgggtatgtctatacttacctctgggtccgtcagtaagcaatcgatcttctgggatcgatttattgcatcttgtctagatgcgataaattgatcctgaatcgatcccggaagtgctcgctgtcgacgccggtactcctgctccgcaagagaagtatgcggagttgacgggggagcctgcctgccacttgtggacccgcggtaagttcgaactaagatacttagacttcagctacgtgaataacgtagctgaagttgcgtattttagttctaagtggggggttagtgtggaccagcccagtgtttcctaatatccaacctagaccttccgcactgcaacttgagagcattgctccttttctgtcatctgccaccactgagaacagcctaataccaccctctttggaaccccccttcaagtagttgaaggctggaATCAAATCCCcacttattcttctcttctgcaaactaaacaagcccagttccctcgcttctcctcataagtcatgtgccccagccccctgatcattttcattgccctcagctggactctttccaatttgtccacatcccttctgtagtggggggaccaaaactggacacaatactcaaggTGTGGCCTTGCCATATAACGCCCTTGCAACAGGTGATGATTTTGCTCCAGTATCATGTTCCAAAATGTCCCTCTTTGctattgcccctcccccactaaaATGTACTCCATCCCTGAGATGGTTTcatttcagtggcacagtggATCATTCGGGATGAAAGGAGTTAGTAGATGGACAATAAAAGCCCAAATTCTGAGGCAGTTTACCGTACTTTGCTCAGGCCCCTctgaggcaaaactccccttggaaTAAGAACTGAATAAAGATCTCAGTTAATGCACAGACACTGTCACCTCCTCCTCTTGCATTGTGGAAACTCCTTCAAAGGAAGGAGTCAAAAGGAGGGTGAACAGTTCTCTCGCTTTCCCTCTTGGATGCTTCAGATGCAACAAATCCTGTGTCTTCGCAGGGCTTAAGCTACCTGACACTGCCAGTAAAGTATTGACTCTGGATCAGAGGAGTTGGAGAATCCACAACTTCCCTTCACAGTTAGGTTAATCCCCATTCACGTTATTTGGTACTTATTTCCAACTGGAATTTGTCTAttttccacttccagccattgggccttgcttttcctttctcctctagattaaagagcctgTTATTACTATTTACGATAAATAGAtgaagctctttaagtctctccctGACTGGCATTTTGTCCAGCCTCCACtcattttgtggctcttttctgcaccaaCTACAAttattcaacatcctttttgaaatgtggagCCCAGCACTGGATGCAGTCGGTTTCACCATGCCATGTGCAGAGGTaaaatccttcccctgctccaactcaccactccccagtttatgcatccaaggatcacaacaGCCCTTTTGGCTACACCATCGctcagggagctcacaatgagtTGGTTCTCCACCCTGATCCCTAAATACTTTTCAGGGTCCCTGAGTTCCATAATACAGTTCCCTAGTAAGGGGGTTGGGCCTGCATTCCCTGTTCTAAGAGGgtcactttgcatttgtcagtattaaaacattttatttgcatGGGCCCAGCTCACTAAATGATCCAGATCAGTCAGtatgcctgccctggcctcctCATTGTAACCAATCTGCCAGTTTTTGGGTCGGGCACAAATTTTAACTAcagttattttatatttgtttccagatcattgatgaatatattTAATAACATTGGGCCAAGAACTGTTCCCTGCAAAACCCCACTAGAAGAACAGCCACTTTCCCTGACAATAGCCCATTGGCAACTGCTTTCTGAAATCTGCGAGTTGGCCAGATTTTAGTCCATATAACATGTACTCTACTGATATTGTAGAACGTTCTTTTttcaagtaacagaggggtagccgtgttagtctgaatctgaaaaaagcaacagagggtcctgtggcacctttaagactaacagaaatattggagcataagctttcgtgggtgaatgcccacttcatcagacgcaagtaatggaaatttccagaggcaggtataaatcagtatggagataacgaggttagttcaatcagggatctccatactgatttatacctgcctctggaaatttccattacttgcatctgatgaagtgggcattcacccacgaaaccttatgctccaatacttctgttagtcttaaaggtgccacaggaccctctgttcttttttcagaatgTTTTCCCCTACTAAATCAGATGCCTCAGAGAAATCAAAGTTTTCTATATCTGCGTGGTTCCCTTGGTCATCCAAACGTGTACTCTCATTACAGGATGAAATCAGGCTCATTTGACAAGAAGAGCTTTCCATAAACCATGTTGTTGAgtagcattaattatattcctagacTTTTTCTGGAACTAATCCCATACCAGCTTTTTCATTGTTTGATAAACttctcaattttttaaaactttccctgcATCTTTTTGAtagtttacatttatttattgtccTTTATTTAACCCAGTACTGTCCTTTTCGAAAAGGACCTgcagattacagtggatgagaagcttgaTAAGAGTCAGCAACGTgtccttgttgctaagaaggctaacggcatattgggctgcattagtaggagcattgccagcagatcgagggaagtgattattcccctctattcagtactggtgaggccacatctggagtattgcatccaatttTGGGCACCCCAatgcagaaaggatgtggacaaactggagagtatacagcggagggcaatgaaaattattagggggctggaacacatgacttatgaggagaggctgagggaacggggtttatttagtctgcagaagagatgagtgaggggggatttgatagtagccttcaactctCTGAAgtgggtttccaaagaggatggagctcagttgttctcagtggtggcagatgacagaacaaggagcaatggtctcaagttgcaatgggggaggtctaggttggatattaggaaacactatttcactaggagggtggtgaagcactggaatgggttacctagggaggtggtggaatctccatccttagaggtttttaaggcccggcttgacaaagccctgtcagggatgatttagttggtgtttgtcatgctttgagcagggggttgaactagatgacctcctgacgtctcttccaaaactaatcttctatgattctatgatttacttttttttttttttttttttttggctctatTGCTGCCTGACTGCCTGACATATTTCTGGTACCAAATGAGAATTGTGGTTAATTGGtcactttgtaactctggtgGTCGTAACTCTAACATTCTACTGTAGATGCTTCTTAATACCTCATTGATTGCTAATGTACAGGAAATGCCAAACAAAAAATACAActcttttttttgcaacattatCAAATTTCCTTTGTCTCACGAGAATTTGGCCTAAAATTTTCCATTATTTCTTTGTTCTTAAAATACTTAATAACCTCCTTTTTTGTGATCAATAGCCTGGCCAAGCATGAatttttccctgatgtctttagTGCCCCTTATCATTTTCATAAAATGCAATTTGTATTGCTTGCTATCTGTATTCCTTTCCCCCCCATTCGTTATACATTGCAAAAGTTGTCCACATTCTTGATTTATCATTCCTTTTTAGCTATGTAATAAAATATTCTTAAGGATCTCCTAAGTTTCATTACCATTTTTCTGTCTGAACTTTTCCTCCCCATCAGTTTTGCTGATAATTTGTCTCAGCTTTGAGGAATTAGCCTTTTGAAGCACTATCTGTACATATTACTGGTTGGGAGCTATTCTCCATTTGTCCATTTCAACAcaatcagtttcactgtttcttttcctctcctctatcatatgcccccttctttctctcttctctaaactaaagAGTCACAgacttttcagtctctctcccccATTCTCATAGCCTGTCCTAGGGCAGatcttcactgggggggggggggagtcgatttaagatatgcaaattcagctacacgaatagcgtagctgaatctgacctatcggagccgacttaccccgctgtgaggatggcggcaaaatcgacctccgcggctccccatcaacagcgcttactcccacctccactggtggagtaagagcgtcgattcggggatcgattgttgcatcccgacgagacgcaataattcgatccccgagagatcgatttctacccgccgattcaggcgggtagtgtagacctagccttgggccttgtctacattgggtgggggaatcaatctaagttacatgaataacgtagctgaggtcgatgtacttagatctacttaccgccgtgtcttcactgtggtaagttgacggctgatgctctcccgtcgactcagcctgcacctctcgccctggtggagtactggagtcaacaggagagtgctcGGTGGtgaatttatcgcgtctagatgcgataaatcggtccctgctggatcaatcgctgtcCGTCGATCCACCTGGTAATGTAGAGAGGCCCTCAGAAACTCACATTCTCTCTGTGATATCCTTTATagagactggggggagggatagctcagtggtttgagtgttggcgtattaaacccagggttgtgtgttcagtccttgaggggggcatttagggatctgtccGGAGcgtggttctgctttgagcagctggttggactagaagaccttctgaggtcctttccaaccctgatattctattctatggaAACTGAGCACATATACAGAGCAGGttattttccattccattcctTAGGCATTGTCTTTGTTTTGGCCACTGCTTCAAAAGAGCAGGTGTTTCCTTTGAGCTGCCAGGTCTTCTCCCAGAGGTATGTTCTAGTTGGGATGTTTCTCCTGGCACATGTCTTGGcagagttttgatttttttccactctCAGATTTTGAGCTACTGGGTGAATGGGAAACTCCCTACAGCATGGACTTTGTAGCCTGGGTTTCATTGCATTAAGGAACAATGAGCAATAAGCAGTATTCACCCTCATGCTTCCTGCTGGTATCTATTAAGGCTTCCCACACTAAGACAAAAAGGAATTATTGACATATGGAGCACCACAAAATATAGAATTGGTATTAGTAGGGTCAGGAGTTCATAATTAATTTctctaaaaatgaaaatgtcatttttcagtgtgtgcaGAGCAACCAATCTGCTTCACCCACAAGAACAGCGTCCAGAAGTGCATGTagtgtctcatattaacattgtctctccatccaggcaTTTGTACTGTGACCATCACCCTAGAGCTTGggcacatacaggaagtcaggaGACACCATTCTACCTCAGagttggacaccttctcccctactccatgtcagattccaacacaaccgacttcaccaacccctccaccttcatcctgctgggcattcctggcctggaggcatcccatgtctggatctccatccccttctgtgcAATATATGCCATAGCCATCTTcgggaacttcaccatcctctTCATCGTGAAGATAGAGCCAAGCCTGCATGCACCCATGTATTATTTCCTGTGCATGCTGGCTGTCACTGACCTGGCCCTGTCTACATCCACCgtgcccaaaatgctgagcatcttctggttcaattctaGGGAAAtcgatttcagtgcctgcctcacccagctgtacttcattcactgcttctCAGCAATGGAATCTGGGATCTTGGTGGCCATGGCTTTGGATCGTTACGTGGCCATCTgtgatcccctgagacattccaccatcctgacaagCCCCGTGGTGGGCAAGATAGGTCTGGCTGTGGTACTACGCAGCAGCATACTCGTTCTACCCAATCCCTTCCTGGCGAGGCGGTGCCCCTATTacagaaccaacatcatcccccatACCTACTGTGAGCATATGTCCATGGTGAAGTTGGCCTGTGCTGACATCCGTGTCAATAATTACTATGGCTTCTCTCTGATATTCCTCATCACTGGTGTGGATGTGTTTTTTATTGCCCTGTCCTATACACAGATTCTCAGGGCGatcttcagcctccccacaaaggacACCTGGGTGAAGACTTTTTGGACTTGCAGCTCCCACCTGTTTGCCACCTTAGCCTTTTACATCCCATCTCTCTTCTCCATCCTCACACACCGGTTTGCCCAGAATGTGCCCTTGCATTTCCACATTCTCATGGCCAACATGAGCATTCTGGTGCCCCCCATGCTACATCCCATCATCTATGGTTTCAAGACCAAACAGATACGAGACAGGCTGCTCTGGCTCTTTACTCATAAAGGACCGAAAGTTTTCTCCTAGTGGTCTGGCTCTAAGGCCAACCAccgtgcagagctggctggggacatggTGCTAAGCCCTCTTTCCTGAATCAGCTACTGGACAGTCAGATAGACATTAAATCCTTTCCCGACCCTACCGTGCTGTGTCAGCATGACAAACTGGGGAATCAGTCTGTGTA
Coding sequences within it:
- the LOC128848335 gene encoding olfactory receptor 52E4-like: MSDSNTTDFTNPSTFILLGIPGLEASHVWISIPFCAIYAIAIFGNFTILFIVKIEPSLHAPMYYFLCMLAVTDLALSTSTVPKMLSIFWFNSREIDFSACLTQLYFIHCFSAMESGILVAMALDRYVAICDPLRHSTILTSPVVGKIGLAVVLRSSILVLPNPFLARRCPYYRTNIIPHTYCEHMSMVKLACADIRVNNYYGFSLIFLITGVDVFFIALSYTQILRAIFSLPTKDTWVKTFWTCSSHLFATLAFYIPSLFSILTHRFAQNVPLHFHILMANMSILVPPMLHPIIYGFKTKQIRDRLLWLFTHKGPKVFS